The following DNA comes from Gadus chalcogrammus isolate NIFS_2021 chromosome 12, NIFS_Gcha_1.0, whole genome shotgun sequence.
CTCACCTCCCAGCACCAGAGAGACTGGGATAACCACCTTCCCCTGGTTCTCATGGCTTGCTGCAACGCCATGCAGGAGTCTACGGCATGCACGCCGTCCCTTCTCATGCTGGGAAGGGAGCTACGTACCCCGGCAGAGTTAGGGCGAATCTCATTCCTTTGCTACATAGaaaatctcaaccctaaccctcgctgttgcgcgttcacgcgccatGGAGCCATGTCCCAATACCAGTTTTGAGGTAgcttaaggggtaagggggagggctcccctcaaaattgagattttcgatgggcaccctcaaagcgtttcagttgtgacttgctcccacaataccttgcgagaaaacggaaaatcaagaaatatcctagacaagatggagggcgaaaagatgcgacaggattggaaaaacccaaatgtaagtgttttctctgtaattaactagtaattattttattaattatactctgcagtctgcagcccggccgcgggcttcgaagcccagccgtggactctcggaagatcgcgaaagtccgcggccgactttcgcggaagatcgcgaggccgactttcgcgggccgccggtagcccggccatcgaccgggctctgcagcccggccatcgaccgggctctgcagcccggccatcgaccgggctctgcgaccgggctctgcagccGTCGACGgccgggctctgcagcccggccatcgaccgggctgcagaccgggctgcatatcatgtcgtatgatatccagatcttccatgttctagtgactccaggttaaaaataagatttatattatattatattagtaatattctataagtaatattatatatactaatatattatattatattagtaatattctataagtattattatactaatatattatattatattagtaatattacatggttaatcaatgtattttttggcagtaccatattgtgtacatagctattatatattgtacataacatatggccatatcaaccagttctggcatataattcctaattccttcttattcgttttctttcaggacttcgttgagtccactgccaccagccccccccccccacctctccctcatgctcctccaccccaggcacctcttccaccaccccagacaccccttccaagaggagagtgccagggagcaggcgaggcatgaggagagcgaggcaaagttggcggaatggttgagaagatgtgattctccaccattctctcaaaacctgagagagagagtgtgtgtgtgtgtgtgtatttttaggtgtgcgtgtgtgtgtatttttagatgcgtgtgtgtgtatttttagatgtgtggttcagtgtttcttatttaaataaagtgtttcttctaaagtgttcttgttcataaccgattattatctaagggtgcactcacactaggccatctggccgtggccgtggcctaaccatgctcaaatctgccagtgtgagtgtggccagtctggccaggccgggccaatttggccacttgggagaggtgtgctgctacggcacgggccgctactgtacagatgctaatgagccggcgcgcgcacacgcacggctacgcaacctgagctggatgacgtatagtcaatgcgacgaccacggacataataaaggcgacgagtcttctttcccattaaacggtaaacatcgcgtcaagcagttcaactgttggtgtgttctctgtgttgttgtccattgttgttaaaactctgactggcggcagactttattatggtccatgcagcggacgcttggtgatgacgtgttacgacgtgatgacgtatgtacaagagccttccgtggccaggccacagctgcgacggccaacggccacggccagatggcctagtgtgagtgcaggccagagaacaatggggccatttgagcacggttaggtgtgaaaacggccaacggccacggccagatggcctagtgtgagtgcaccctaataccacctttaacatgtagctaagtgacattcaaaataaaggtatattaagagggacaaatagtattattattattttttttttttaatagtttatttaaacatgccaattacaaaatataaataccatttcaggttaaacatctttacaatgggtcttgctcgttgcccgagacaatggcagccagtctgtctcttgtaacattaccaggggtctggttatctgctagggggcccggggaggccatgatgacgtcacagggtagggttgtcccatttggtaggggatcggttaggggtagcaatgaggggtagcaatgaggggtagcaatgaggggtagcatgagggttagggttgagacagtgagcaaagaaacgggattgggccttagcgTTTGGTTGACCACCGGATGCCCCAGACTGTTCCCTGGCCCCGAGTATGCCAGACTTCAAGATTGCCTGGAGTCGGCCCACCTATTTGCCCAGGAGCAACAGCAGAGGGCAGGGGTGAGGCAGAAAATGAACTACGATGTAAACAGCAAAGGCCGGCATTTCCAGGCGGGAGAGCTAGTTTGggtgttcaatccccaaaggAAGAAGGGAAAATGCCCTACACTGGACAGTGCTTTGGTGGGCCCCTGTCGAGTTCTGGAGAGGCTGGGTGAGGTGGTGTACCGGTTACACCTACCACCTAGAGGAAGAAGGGTGGCACTGCACAGAGACACGCTGGCTCCGTACCGAGGGGGTGCCGCCCCACTGGCCCAAGGGGGTCCAGTTACTCCTCGTTGCCGCCCTGCAGCCTCAAAGCCCACCCCCCCGGCGACACTGGCGGGGCCTCGGTCTGTGGCCCTTCCCCCAGCTACCGGGGGTAACCAGCCCTCCCCTGTATCCGATACCCTTTGCCCCCCGTCCACCCTTCCCCTCCCGGGGGCTGAAAACCCCATACCCTTTTCACCGGAGTCCCGGGAAGGGGGTTTCTTGACGGCCCAGGGGGCCACCAGGGCACTTAAAAGACTTTGTTTGCTATCTGTAGGATGAGTTAAGTAATGTTGTTCAGCGTTGTGCCTGTTGTTATATGGGAGAGTAGAAGCTTGTTATGTTAAAGGGAAGTTAAGTTAGACGGCCCAATTTGTGTTCTTTTCTGTACTTGCGTGTGCTTGCGTTcttgtgaaacgtcatcagtcgtagcCCAAGTACTGTTCCAATTCAAAGTACGCATCAGGCCAAGTACTGTCGTAAAAACCTGGGAGAattaaatatcccaggatgcatttggcattcctgttttaaaatgtgtgtaagataggctatataggaacattttaaaagtataacaaagatggaggcctattctacatatttacatactattattttaaaatgaaagaggttttgttttatatataatttgtttatattgtataaatcgctgatggaggaaaccctccgcaacggaaatcccggtcggatccatctgatcgtttgtgtgtgtgtgtgtgtgtgtgtgtgtgtgtgtgtgtgtgtgtgtgtgtgtgtgtgtgtgtgtgtgtgtgtgtgtgtgtgtgtgtgtgtgtgtgtgtgtgtgtgtgtgtgtgtgtgtgtgtgtgtgtgtgtgtgtgtgtgtgtgtgtgtgcgcgtgtgtgtgcgtgcgtgtgtgtggcgtgtgtgtttctattctattctcgcTCGTTCgtaattattatatcaatagcctactctccaatcatataataataggctatataggaaaattgagaaacggcaatCTCATACAATCTTTTTCAACCCACTGATTGTTTATATTGTAATGACTACAGGCGAGGCAGTGAGAAACGGCCACAGCCAAGATCTCTTTCCTGACGTCATTTTAAATAGACGGAAGTAAAACTTGCAGTTATTTATCCTACAGTGACATAGCCAAATCAAAAGGGTTTTCTGCAATATATTTATTAAACGAAGATATCAGCTTATAGTAGAGGTAAGTAATTCATCTTACGTTAAGTTAATGCCTATGTAACATTTTACCTACCCAGTGTTAATGATTGACAACAAAACATTCTCTAACGTTAGATTCATTTCAAATTTATCATCTAACTTTTAACATATACGATGACATGTCACATGAACAATATAATGAGTTGGTTATCAGATTATCCGTCCAAACTGCTGCTGTAGAATTTGATCAATTTCTGATTTATCAGTAACGTTTCTGCATCTACttctccctttttatttttagataCAGCATTTCAAAAGCAGCTCTTGCAGCCAAAAAGAATGGTAGGCGACTCATTATTTATTATAGTTCATTAATTTGCTTATGGAAAAGGCATAGCCAAACTAAATTCAAATCACCGTAAACACATGATGGGTTCCTTTTGTGGTTCTTTGGCAGCACGGTCGGTTAAAGATAAAGTCTACAGcgcagcaggaagaggagaaaaggaAGGAACGAGAGAAGAAACTAAAGCTATATGTAACGGCACGAGATGTCTGTTTCAGTCAGGTATGTCTGCAGTCATGAGTGCCGAGATAATTTATTAGCCCTATTTCAAATGAATATGAATCTATTGCAGATGTTAATGGTTAAATATTTAAGTGATGCATGTTTATTATATTGTTGCACACCATCATTAACAAGAGAGCTGGATAAATAAATTGGGTTGAAGTAACTCATTGATTTACGAAATCATATcggaacacgcacacatttataATTGAATGGATTGCCACAAATGTGTCACATAGGGCAAGGCATAGTTGTAACACATGATTAATGGCATGTGTTACAGCTTAATGGTAACGCATGATTAATGGATAATATGAAGCTAGACGGCTTCTGACCTACTTTGACGAAAGGCTATCTTTTATGCGTTTCAGACTATCACCTCTGTAAATTCATGGCTTCTCTttgacacgcacactcacacgaacatgtgttttctttcagaggaaggagggggttTTGGATGAGGAGGCTCTACAGTTAACACAGCAGCTGCTGTCGTCCAATCCTGACTTCTCAACCCTCTGGAACTACAGGAGAGAGATTCTGATGCATCTGGAGACTGTGAGGTCAGCTAACTACAGATAACTTTAATTATACATCCATCAGCCATCCATACTCTGCCGTGTAAACTTTACAGTGTTAACTCTTCAATAACTCAATTTCCATGTCCGTCTGGTGTTTCCCTCTCCCAATCGCAGAGAGGAGGACGATGTGCAGAAGATCTATGAGTCTGAACTTTCCTTTGTGGAACGCTGTCTGAGGCAGAACCCCAAGTCTTATGGCAGCTGGCACCACCGAGGTTGGGTTTCAGCCCGTCTGCCCCGGCCTGACTGGGTCAGAGAACTGAGTCTATGCGATCGCTGCCTCAGCTTGGACGAGCGTAACTGTGAGTACGGGAAAGGTTAAGCGAgagtataaaaaataaatgtacttttAGTCAATACAGTTTTCAAATGAGGATTGACTCAATCTTTAAGGAGAATAGGTAGAGGGTTTCCTACATTTTCTTCTTTTATGGCGAATTTGACCTGCTTTCCTCTCTTTGAGGCTCTATAATGAAGTGCTGAAAATGTTTGATCTCACTATCGTCTACTTCCTGCGGCCCAGTTCACTGCTGGGACTACAggcgggtggtggtgaggatgtCAGGCGTGGCCGTGGATCAGGAGCTCCGCTTCACCGATCGCCTCATTGGCTCAAACTTTTCCAACTACTCCAGCTGGCACTACCGCAGCAccctgctgcccctgctgcaTCTGGAGTCCCCCGAGCCACTCTCGCCCACCCCCCAGCTGGCCAAGACCTCTCCATGGACCAACAGCCATCGTGTCTGCGAGGAGCAGCTGCTCAAAGGTATGCTGGAATCAGTTCCTCAACCAGACGTCTCCATGTAGTTGTGGTTTCATACAGACAGGGGATGCTGCCAAAATGTGGTCACATTGCCGAACCTCcttggtgtttttttgtttttttcacttaCATTTTTATTGCAAAATTCACATTGACAGTCCACAGtcaaaaataacacaataaacaaaaaaaaaaaaacagaaaccaAACAGAAAGTTTGGCTTGGGAGTTACATTTCTAGCAGTTCTTATTTTCTCTTCGTCTAAGTAATTTGTTCCTGTCTATATTCCACGTCGCTGGTTTTGGTTCTGAATATGCTCCATTTCTCCCACTTTTCTTCGAGCTGTGCTTGTTGTAGTCTTAGGCGGTGTGTCAGTCTCTCCATGACATAGATTTCCTCTACTATGCCTATCCATTCTTCCTTACAAGGAGGCTCCACCTTACCCCATTTCCTAGTTATAGCCTTCTTACTAGATATCAGTAGTATTTTAACCAAATATTTATCTCTCACTCTTGTACTCTCTTCGGCAGAATTGAAATTACAAAGGTATAGTATCATATAGCTCATTGGAATATTGTAACCTAGTATATTTTGTACAGTTTCATGTACAATTCCCCAAAACTTAAACACTTTATGACATTTACAAAATATGTGTGAGTGGTCTGCAGCATCCTTTACTCCACATTCTCTCCAACATGTTAAATTTGTGTTATTATACTTGCTCTTGTCCTTGGGCGTGATAAAAAAACGAACCAGATTTTTCCAAGAGAACTCCCTCCATATCCGCGAATTAGTGCTTGCCAATCATCATCCGAAATTTTCGTATTAAACTCTGATTCCCATTTTTCCTTTATGTATTTAGTTGAATGTTTAGTTGTTGTCAATGTTTTATATAAAGCAGATATGATTCTTATCTTCTTCCCTTTGTATGTATTCATTATAATTTGGATCACACCATTCACTTCTTTGGAGGGGTCTATCtcgatttcttttttataataatcCCTTAGTTGTAGGTACCTGTAGAATTCCCGTTTATCCAAACTATATATATCTTTCATGTTTTGGAAACTCTCCAGTGCCCCATCCTTCTCTAAAGTACACCATGCCGTGACTCCCTTGTCTACCCACTGCTTGAATCCTTTATATTCAGCTGATTTAAAATTACTGTCAAATGCTACCCATCTAAGAacttttgtttctttctttatcctatattttttaataactcTGAACCATAGTTCAAGTGTGAATGTTGTAATTGAATCTTTATCATTTTTAATCCTTTTGTATATTTCTTGATCTCCAATAAGGCTCTGGATAGGATATTTTACAAACTCTATTTCCATGTCTTTCCATTTAGCCGTGTAATCTGGCATGCACCAGCATATAATATGCCTAAATTGGGCAGCGCAAAAGTACTCTTTCAGTTTTGGGAGACCCATACCTCCTTTATCTTTTGGCAACTGGAGAGTTACGTACCTAACCCTTGGTTTTTTGCCTCCCCAAATAAACCGAGATATTATCCTGTCCCAGGTCACAAATTGGGTTTGGGGGATCTCTACTGGTAGGGACTGGAATAAATAAAGAAGTCTTGGTTGTACATTCATTTTGATAATCTCAATTCTTGAGTTAAGATCTAGTGGTAAAGTAGACCATCTTTCCGTATATTTTTGTATCTCCTGACTTATCATGTTATAATCGGCTTTATAAAGTTTAGATAATCCTTTTGTGATGGTAATCCCCAGATATTTAATTTTCTTTAGATTCCAATTTAAGTGAAATGCTTCCTGAATCTCCTTTGGTGGGGTGTAATTAAGTGCTAAAATTTGTGTTTTTGAAACATTTACTTTATATCCCGAAAGGTGTCCGTACATTTCGAGCAGTTTCATCAACGCAGGTAGTGATTTATTCGGTTGTTCGAGGAAGGCTACGACGTCATCCGTGAAAAGTCCTATTTTATGTTCCTTGCCATTTACTATAACTCCCTTAAGCTCTTCATTTTGGCGTACTGCTTGTGCCAAAGGTTCGATAAAAAGCGCAAAAAGAGTGGGTGACAAACAACAACCTTGCCGAGTTGATCTCTGTATACTAAATTTGTCAGTTAGGTTTCCATTTATTTTGATTCTAGCAGTGGGCTGGTGGTATAATGTCTTTATGCACTGTATTGACTTATTATTGAATCCAAATCGTTCTAATACTTTATATAAGAATTCCCAATTTACCAAATCAAATGCCTTTTCTGCATCAATACTTACTAATATAGtactttgtttttccttttgtgCTTGATCTACGATATGCAGGGCCCTTCTAATGTTATCATGTGTTTGACGTCCTTTAATGAATCCTGTTTGATCTTCCTCTATCAGTTCTGTTTTAAAAGTATTCAATCGTTTGGAGATAATTgttgtatatattttgtaatCTACATTTAATAATGAGATTGGTCTATAGTTCTGACAGTGTTCCTTGTCCCTCCCTGGTTTTGGGATGATGGTTATAATGGCTTCAGCCCATGATGGAGGTATTTTATTGTTATGAAGAGTCCAATTAAAAGAATCCACAAGTAGTGGCGTCGGCTCTTTCCCGAACATCCTGTACCACTCTGCTGGGTATTCGTCACTACCTGgggatttattattttttagtgtCTTTATTGCATCTTTCACTTCTTCTATAGTAATATTGGTCGTTAATGTCTCATTTTGTATACTACCAATTGATGGTAAATCCAAAGAATTTAAAAATAGCTTCCTTTCCTCCTCACATTCAGATGTGGGTTGTGTATATAGTTCCTTGTAGTATCCACAAAAGATGTTCTCTATATCCTCCGGTTTATCTGTTAATTCACTTGTATGTGGATCTCTGATTTTATGTATACTACTAAGTGCTTGTTGTTTACGTATACGTCTCGCCAGCAATTTAGTCGCCTTTGAGCCTGCTTCGTAATCATTTTGTTTGAAGAATTTGTTCCTTTTTTCAACCTCGTCTAATAATATgtaatttatctttttttttacttccttgATTTGTTGATATACCTTTGGATCTTCTGTTCTTTGATATCCCTGTTCTAATTCCCTCAATCTCTCAGTATATGTTCTATATGATTCTAATTGAATTCGTTTTGCATGCGCAGTTTCCGCTATCAATTTCCCCCTTATCACGACCTTCATAGCATCCCATAATATTGTTGGGTCTACTGCTCCATTGTTATTTTCCTCTATGTACCTTTTTATATCTGCTTTTACCTTCTCTTTTCGTTGTTCATTGTTCAATATTCCTACATTCAGTCTCCATACAGTATTTCGTTTCCTGTTActtaaacacatttttaaatagAGTGGATTATGGTCAGACACGTCTGCCCCTCCTATTTTACATTCCGTCACTCTGTGTTTATCCCCTGTATTCAGTAGAAAATAGTCTATCCTTGAATGAACTTTATGTGCAGCGGAATAGTGCGTAAAGTCTTTTTCCAAAGGATGCAGACTTCGCCATATATCTGTCATCCCCATCTCTTCTAGTGACATATTGACAAATCTTGTTAAAGGCATTTTAGTTCTTTTGAGACTCGTTGTATCCATATTGTGATTCATGACAACGTTTAGATCGCCCCCACAGATAAGGATTCCCTCTGTTTCTACTGCTATGACGTCAAAGAGGGACTTGAAAAAGTATTTGTCGCTTTCTGGGGGTGCATATACATTTACCAGTGTGATTGGTTAATTTTCTATTCTTCCTTTTACTATTATATACCTTCCTTCTTTGTCTTTGATTTCCTTTTCGTAATagaattgtgttgtgtttggtatTAATGTTGCAACTCCCCTCCTGCGTCCCTCCTTATATGTACTGTAGTATAAGCTCCTGTAGCcgtatcttttcaatttttcaTGTTCTAATCAGATGACTGTGTGTCTCTTGTAGGAATATAATTTGtgctttttcctttttcaattttGTCATCACCCTTTCTCTTTTCATTGGTACATTTAACCCATTCACATTCAGCGACATTATTTTGATGTTATTAGTCATTTACTGCTCTCTGAAAATATTCTCCCAAACTGTTACAAACTACATAAACATGAACGTATAACTGAACACAAACCAAATACCTCCCGAACTTCCAAACATGGGGTATTCTTTTACTCCTCCCCGCGTCCCCGTCGGTGGGTGAAGGGGATATCCTCATCTCTAATAAGGGCCCCTCCCTAGACCTCGGTACGCGCCCAACTTGTGGGGTACCACAGCGCCTATACATAAGTACCTCAACCTCTCCCAGTCGGTTCTTAATATATTATTCAAACTAAAGAAGTCCGAAAATGTTCAGATACTCACACTGTGGATCTATTCTTCTGtcagtcttttttctttttgtttgtttatccaCTTAGTGCCGTACAGTGCTTGTTAATTAGTCTTTTTATTCCAGTCTGTTATTATGATCCTTTCCCATACCTTCTTTTAAGCAGAACTTATTAGAACTTATAGAACTTATTATTTCCACTGATAGTTTTGTAGCTTGTCTCTTGCTCGCTGCGCCGGGTCGGGTCCCCGTTCTTTCCCTCTCACTCGCTGCCATTCTGCCGCTCCTCGCATCCTTCCCTCGGCCGCGGCTCCGGTGTATCCTCCAGTCCTGGTACGTCCGCAGTGTAGCCTCTTTCCTTCATGTCCCACGCCGCTTCAATGGCACTGTCATGCATCTTCACTCCGTTGTTCCAGTGTATTCGCATCTTGGCGAGCGGCGTCTGGAAACGAATTCCCTTGTCCTTCAGTGCTCTTTTAATGCCCGCGTATGCCTTTCGTTTCTGAACAATTTCTGTAGGATAGTCATGATCAAAGAAGATTTGTTTGCCTCCTACTTGTAGCTTTTTCTGCCAGGCTCTCTTCAAAATCATTTCCTTCGTCTCGAACTGTAGAAAGTTGGCAATAATTGACCTGGGCGCAGCGTTCGAGTTCGGCTTTTAGAAGCTGCTCCAGGTATATGGCTGCCGAGCTCCCCTCCGTGTCTTCTGGTAGCACAAAGATTCTGATGTTGTTTCTCCTTGATCTCCCCTCGAGATCAGTTATTTTCTCTTGCATTCGGCGCGTCTGCCCCATCATCTCCGACAGCGCGGTACTGGCCACCATTTTCCACTCCTCGACTTGTGCTATGCGCCCCTGAGCCTCGCTGATGCTCACCTGTTGTGCCTTTAGGTCGTTGTTGTTCTCCTTTAGCTGACGGTCTATCTTGCCGGAGTTTGGTGATttcctccttcatctctctcttcagctcGTCTTTAAATGTGATCAGCTCATGGCGTAGTTCTTGTTTAAGTTCGTTGATGTCCTTGCTGATAGTAGCAAGCCCGACTCTTAGCGTCTCCGCGCTGTCCATGTTCTCGGTTGTCTCTTCTTCGTGTTCGCTAACCTCGTGTTCGCTAGCCTCGTATTCTGAGATTTCTTCCGTTACGGGTTGCTCTGctgctttgttttgctttttgttgattttctgacttcttttcttttttgtcccACTCATACTCTAGTTTTGTTTGTCGAGTTATGTCTGAATAGTGGGAATATTTTACCGACTCTGGAGAGCTAGTTAACTATGCGTTTGCTCTCTCCGCCATCTTCCCGGAAGTCCCCTTGGTGGTTTTAATATACTTTTAAACTTTGTTTcttgtgtatgcgtttgtgtgtctagaATATGAGCTTGTGCAGAATGCCTTCTTCACGGATCCCAATGACCAGAGTGCTTGGTTCTACTATCGCTGGCTGTTGGGCAGAGGTGAGTGTCAATACGCATATAGTGCCTGGTTGCATGCCTTTCAGCACGCATCTTCTGTTATAAGTGTCAGTATTACCTGAAAAAAATTATTTAAGTTTCTGCATGGCTATGTCACATGTTCTTAAGATATTTTGTCCCACAGCGGAGCGGGAGGAGATGATCAGCTGTGTGTACGTCAgtcgagaggaggagagggtggctGTGTGTTTCTCCAAGCCAGTTCATGTGAGTTTATTCACATGATGTCCTCCTAGAAAAAGTTACCCACCTCAAAGAAATATACCAACCACCAAAAAACACCAGCTCCATAAATTACCATACCTCTCTATGGTGTTGACCAATTTATTTTCAGATAAGGCACACCACAATTAACAATATTACAGGGACACCAACTTATAGTTAAAGGGGAAATGCAACACCAATGTTATTGGCAATTGTTGCAACATTTCGCACAGCAGACTTACCATAAAGTATGCATACACATCAACATCTGACAGGCAATTGCATTATTTgtcatttatgtatttattttaatggtGTTAGAATTTGACTAACGTAGAACAATTAATCGGTAATGAAATTCTAAATACAACTAAATATAACTTGTGACAAAGATTATGTATTGAATCTCCCAAATTGTCAAAGCACTCCCTAGTTTTGCCCAAAGGCACACCAGTTTTCCCTGGCTCACTGATCTGCCAGAAGAAATTATTGTTTCTGGTTCTATTTTGATAGTCTGCAATACGAAGGAAGGAAGGGGCATCCAAACATTCAGTAGTCATGACCGGTTGTTGTAACTGATGTTTTTGCAAGACAGCTAACCCTTACTGCGTCCAacaagctggctgttgccttggaTGGTTGACATGCAAGCATTTGTATGAACGGGTGAACATGAGGCACAAATTGTGAAGAGCTTTGAGGGGCCAGTGTACCATCAATGTACTTACCATAAATCTACAGTTGCACTGTAAATATTGTGAATATTCCTTTTCAgatttattctttattcattAATATGACGTAATACATAACCCCCTTCTCATTAGAGCTTAGATCAGGCCCaaaaaatcaagcccgacccggcccgagcccgtgcacgttctgtccgagcccggcccggcccgacacattaactgtaattatgagcccgagctcaatttcaacccgacatttttttaatacatgtgtaactttgtacacatttgttacttagccCTACTCTGctgaatatatatgtaagggatattGTAtggaacgccggtcattatctggaaaataagccccgtcagggcgaacaggacaccgacgtgcagcggaggtgtcttgctttgccctgaaggggcttattttcgataatgaccggcgatgttctatacattatcccgcttattacacggctacttgccaaaaccaAACattaacttcacatggtgtgtctttttacaatttattcgttaccagcattcatagtgttgatcagcagagaaatagtctgccaaagacgctgacgtcgcttagcaaccgaagacgctggggttgacatgttaccggactactacccacgcatgttccacggcattgagaatacccgtgtaataaaggcctataatatttctgtttgtggcatagatttctcctcagattaggccaataaagcaatgatttaaaaaagaaaagaaaaacacaaacgcttgatcaaaggcccggccagACCCGGctcgaggatagtggtgggaaatattggCCCAACCCGGCCCGCGGGTCCGGTCGGGATCGGGCAGAGAATCCTAACTCTACTTCTCAtccacccccccacactcttTTTATGCCGACTCCATACCGGAGCACTGAGGTTTAATAGACATTGATTTACCCTGAACATGATAGGCCTTTATTGTCATTATCCATATTGTCGGAGTCGGACATGGGGTAGTGAAGCATGGTTAACTGACGTGTGACCTTTGATAAACAATGGGTTGTGAGACTGACTCTCTCCTGTGTTCCCCTGTATCAGGGGCAGGCTGTTGGCCTGATGCTGGTCCTCGACGGGCAGCCCCAGCAAGTGGAATGGAGGAGCGTCCACCCACGCTTGAGACACAGCCCT
Coding sequences within:
- the rabggta gene encoding geranylgeranyl transferase type-2 subunit alpha yields the protein MHGRLKIKSTAQQEEEKRKEREKKLKLYVTARDVCFSQRKEGVLDEEALQLTQQLLSSNPDFSTLWNYRREILMHLETVREEDDVQKIYESELSFVERCLRQNPKSYGSWHHRGWVSARLPRPDWVRELSLCDRCLSLDERNFHCWDYRRVVVRMSGVAVDQELRFTDRLIGSNFSNYSSWHYRSTLLPLLHLESPEPLSPTPQLAKTSPWTNSHRVCEEQLLKEYELVQNAFFTDPNDQSAWFYYRWLLGRAEREEMISCVYVSREEERVAVCFSKPVHGQAVGLMLVLDGQPQQVEWRSVHPRLRHSPVWVCDLPPATISDIGNEHNLTVHWTENHTHRDCALYTGRSQSWCRDSATDLELFRSELSVEKTSVLQSELQTCNQLQELEPLNKWCLLTIVLLMRALDPLGYEKETLAHFQTLKEVDSMRSAYYGDLCSKFIIENTILKMEYAEVRVFRISNKKLSTLCHLDQLLLVTHINLSSNELERLPPQFCMLQCLEVLEADNNSIEDLEGVYQLPKLEEISLKNNKISKIEDLALLASCPKLRSLDLRGNPVTQMANFLSDIAKLLPSVTDLQL